A single window of Aspergillus puulaauensis MK2 DNA, chromosome 5, nearly complete sequence DNA harbors:
- a CDS encoding cupin domain-containing protein (COG:S;~EggNog:ENOG410PP6J;~InterPro:IPR014710,IPR011051) has product MFSILRPAEPPRTSNAENNPISYEGGRSSVTFSAPGSHYIMTHRIPPTSKENGVSIIQPPFHYHIYQDEFFHVRSGKGRFYRGVEKEPFTILSDEPGGQATASVKAGNYHRFENATETRDLVVDIHLSPESYENEQQFFRNFFGYLDDCKTAKREPSIFQLLVFLHSGDTPLAVPLPWESLGRIASRILLTSGAYWGRWILGYEQSYVEYYDGKKLR; this is encoded by the coding sequence ATGTTTTCCATCTTGAGACCTGCAGAACCTCCGCGAACTAGCAATGCTGAGAACAATCCGATCTCGTATGAAGGCGGGCGGTCATCCGTCACCTTCTCAGCCCCAGGCTCGCACTACATCATGACGCACAGGATCCCTCCAACGAGCAAGGAGAATGGGGTCTCCATTATCCAGCCGCCATTCCACTATCATATCTACCAAGACGAGTTCTTTCATGTACGATCGGGCAAAGGGCGCTTCTATCGAGGGGTTGAAAAAGAGCCATTCACCATCTTGTCTGACGAGCCAGGCGGGCAGGCCACAGCGTCCGTCAAGGCAGGCAATTACCATCGGTTCGAAAACGCCACCGAGACACGAGACTTGGTTGTCGATATTCACCTGTCACCCGAGTCGTACGAGAACGAACAGCAGTTTTTCAGAAACTTCTTTGGATATTTGGATGACTGCAAAACCGCCAAACGAGAGCCGAGCATCTTCCAACTCTTAGTCTTCCTACACAGCGGCGATACGCCTTTGGCCGTTCCACTCCCGTGGGAGTCCCTGGGCCGCATAGCCAGTAGAATTCTGCTTACATCGGGCGCCTACTGGGGTCGATGGATTCTTGGATATGAACAGAGCTACGTGGAGTACTACGATGGGAAGAAACTGAGGTGA
- a CDS encoding uncharacterized protein (COG:G;~EggNog:ENOG410PJEN;~InterPro:IPR036259;~TransMembrane:2 (i67-88o108-129i)), protein MDLNSEETVRRRLEEELSIKIYPGTEIMRDVGSHNLIKSSANADAVLVPQPSASPHDPLNWNRWWKFGVISITTAMSFSQALAPQAVAPIYPQLMESFNASLPQVVQFAGVGILVLGFSNFFWQVALFIQ, encoded by the exons ATGGACTTGAACTCTGAGGAAACC GTTCGGCGACG actggaagaggaacTCAGCATTAAAATATACCCTGGAACAGAAATTATGCGAGATGTGGGATCTCATAATCTTATCAAGTCTTCCGCCAACGCCGATGCAGTCCTCGTCCCTCAGCCCTCTGCCAGCCCCCATGACCCTTTG AACTGGAATCGCTGGTGGAAATTTGGTGTCATCTCTATAACCACAGCCATGTCCTTTTCGCAGGCTCTGGCGCCCCAGGCCGTAGCCCCGATATATCCTCAGCTGATGGAATCTTTCAATGCGAGCCTTCCTCAGGTCGTGCAATTCGCCGGTGTTGGTATCCTTGTTTTAGGGTTCAGCAATTTCTTCTGGCAAGTGGCACTCTTTATACAATGA
- a CDS encoding alpha/beta hydrolase (COG:E;~EggNog:ENOG410PQ49;~InterPro:IPR027519,IPR029058;~go_function: GO:0004061 - arylformamidase activity [Evidence IEA];~go_process: GO:0019441 - tryptophan catabolic process to kynurenine [Evidence IEA]) has translation MTESTWTSTPWAIVGNGNGVLHKRRVPYVSDSTYLQTLDLWIPSQGIEDIGTAADSSAAIPCRKGPWIVYIHGGAWRDPLVDSSSFEPTALRLLERTCLEERPAIAGIASLNYRLSQHPRHPTHPSPPRDPEAPVDPSRTAKHPDHICDVLAGLSYLQKIGALGMGYILAGHSCGAMLAFQAVMDHKRWGFGGSIPLKRPQVIVGLNGLYDLPRFLSRPDESHGDIAPIYDAFTRGAFGQDKEVWASACPTAVDDWSTEWPEGRKVVLAQSHTDELVPYSQTAHMKLHLTSRATTWLRVEEVAATGRHNEMWQIPEELVRILLEVVESFEELE, from the coding sequence ATGACAGAATCCACCTGGACCTCGACCCCATGGGCTATAGTcgggaatgggaatggagTTTTACACAAACGGCGTGTGCCGTACGTGTCCGACTCAACATATCTTCAAACACTAGACCTTTGGATCCCGAGTCAAGGTATTGAGGATATTGGAACCGCAGCAGattcctccgccgcaatACCATGTCGAAAGGGTCCTTGGATTGTCTATATCCACGGTGGCGCCTGGCGCGACCCGCTCGTGGATTCGTCTTCGTTCGAACCAACAGCACTCAGACTGCTCGAAAGAACATGCCTGGAAGAACGTCCAGCTATTGCTGGAATTGCGTCTCTAAACTACCGCCTTTCCCAACACCCTCGACACCCGACGCATCCATCGCCTCCCCGCGACCCTGAAGCTCCAGTCGATCCTTCTCGCACCGCTAAACATCCAGATCATATCTGCGACGTTCTGGCAGGGCTATCATACCTTCAGAAGATTGGAGCCCTCGGGATGGGATATATCCTTGCGGGGCACAGTTGCGGTGCGATGTTGGCATTTCAGGCCGTTATGGATCACAAACGCTGGGGCTTTGGCGGCTCTATACCGCTGAAAAGGCCGCAAGTAATCGTTGGTCTAAACGGTCTCTATGACCTGCCCAGGTTTCTTTCGCGGCCCGATGAATCTCATGGCGACATTGCTCCCATCTACGATGCCTTTACGAGGGGCGCCTTTGGGCAGGACAAGGAGGTTTGGGCTTCCGCATGTCCCACTGCCGTGGACGACTGGTCAACGGAATGGCCGGAAGGACGGAAGGTAGTACTCGCACAGAGCCATACTGATGAGCTGGTTCCATATTCTCAGACGGCGCATATGAAACTCCACCTCACTTCGCGAGCAACAACCTGGTTGAGAGTTGAGGAGGTAGCGGCTACCGGGAGACACAACGAAATGTGGCAAATCCCTGAAGAACTAGTACGGATTTTGCTGGAAGTGGTGGAATCCTTTGAAGAATTAGAATAG
- a CDS encoding arylsulfatase (COG:P;~EggNog:ENOG410PFR8;~InterPro:IPR017850,IPR000917,IPR024607;~PFAM:PF00884;~go_function: GO:0003824 - catalytic activity [Evidence IEA];~go_function: GO:0008484 - sulfuric ester hydrolase activity [Evidence IEA]), translated as MMKRPNFLVIVADDLGFSDVGAYGGEIKTPNIDRLARGGTRFTDFHAASACSPTRSMLLSGTDNHIAGLGSMAEDMQDNQKNQPGYEGYLNDRVAALPEVLQDNGYHTVMSGKWHLGLTPDRWPCSRGFDRSYTLLTGAANHFGWEPQLQEAEEKPSIMSKINVFYAEDDQHIAPEDLGEDFYSSERFTSKLIEYLSDRSQKQETKSKPFFAYLAYSAPHWPLQAPDHDIMDYRGVYDDGPEVLRQRRLARLKHLGLIPGHTVPHDVVAVGGQNLSKDWNTLNAEERRLSSRTMECFAGMVQNMDRQIGRVLDHLAETGELEDTVVLFMSDNGAEGLLLEAIPLIKGDVHDHIAKYYDNSLDNMGRKNSFVWYGPHWASAATAPSRLYKLFTTEGGVRVPLILNYPRLRTTQGGIDSSFSTVMDIMPTLLELAGVHHPGTMYKGRPIVPMRGKSWVQYLRGIRKQIHPDDFVMGWELYGRQAIRQGDYKAVYIPKPYGPEKWQLYNLREDPGETNDLGELMPKVLKALLLQWDRYSMEVGMVTGGSMPFVKAEL; from the exons ATGATGAAGCGCCCgaacttcctcgtcatcgtcgcggACGACCTTGGCTTTTCGGACGTGGGCGCATATGGCGGAGAGATCAAGACCCCCAATATCGACAGACTTGCCAGGGGAGGAACCCGCTTCACTGACTTTCACGCTGCTTCTGCCTGCTCTCCCACGAGATCGATGCTGCTGAGCGGCACTGATAATC ATATCGCCGGCTTGGGTTCGATGGCCGAGGATATGCAGGACAACCAAAAGAACCAGCCAGGGTACGAAGGGTATTTGAACGACCGAGTTGCTGCTTTGCCAGAAGTCCTTCAGGATAACGGCTATCACACCGTGATGTCAGGAAAGTGGCACCTTGGCCTTACACCTGATCGATGGCCATGTAGCAGAGGCTTTGATCGTTCTTACACATTACTCACT GGAGCCGCAAATCACTTCGGCTGGGAACCTCAGCTCCAGGAGGCTGAGGAAAAGCCTTCTATCATGTCAAAGATCAATGTGTTCTATGCAGAGGATGATCAGCATATCGCCCCAGAAGACTTGGGTGAAGATTTCTATTCCTCGGAAAGGTTCACCAGCAAACTCATAGAGTACCTTTCGGACCGCTCACAAAAGCAAGAGACTAAATCCAAGCCCTTCTTTGCGTATCTCGCCTACAGCGCACCACATTGGCCACTACAAGCCCCCGACCACGACATTATGGATTACAGAGGCGTTTACGACGACGGCCCGGAAGTTCTCAGACAAAGGCGGCTAGCGAGGTTGAAGCACCTGGGTTTGATTCCTGGTCATACTGTTCCCCATGACGTGGTTGCGGTTGGCGGCCAGAACCTATCAAAAGACTGGAACACATTGAACGCCGAAGAAAGGCGACTCTCCTCTCGGACCATGGAGTGCTTTGCCGGCATGGTACAGAATATGGACAGGCAAATTGGACGTGTGCTTGACCACCTGGCAGAGACGGGTGAGCTAGAAGACACGGTAGTGCTGTTTATGTCAGATAACGGCGCTGAAGGGCTACTCCTCGAGGCTATTCCCCTCATTAAAGGCGATGTGCACGATCATATCGCCAAGTACTACGACAATTCGCTGGATAACATGGGTAGGAAGAACTCTTTCGTCTGGTATGGACCTCACTGGGCGTCAGCTGCGACAGCACCGAGCCGTTTATACAAGCTTTTTACCACTGAGGGTGGTGTGAGGGTCCCGCTTATACTCAACTATCCGCGGCTGAGGACTACGCAAGGGGGGATCGACAGTTCCTTCAGTACAGTGATGGACATTATGCCAACCCTTCTGGAGCTCGCTGGTGTCCATCATCCGGGAACAATGTATAAAGGGCGGCCAATCGTGCCGATGCGCGGCAAGTCCTGGGTTCAGTATCTGAGGGGCATCAGGAAACAGATCCACCCCGATGACTTTGTCATGGGCTGGGAACTTTACGGTAGACAGGCCATCAGACAAGGCGACTATAAAGCGGTTTACATCCCTAAGCCGTATGGACCGGAGAAGTGGCAGCTCTATAACTTGAGAGAAGATCCTGGAGAAACAAATGACCTTGGGGAACTCATGCCAAAGGTTTTGAAGGCTTTGCTATTACAGTGGGACCGATACTCAATGGAAGTGGGAATGGTTACAGGGGGGAGTATGCCTTTTGTGAAGGCGGAGCTATAA